The following nucleotide sequence is from Borrelia puertoricensis.
AAAGATTGGAGACTCGGTTGTTACTGCTGGATTTAGTGATTATCCTAGTGGAATTTATATAGGAAAAATTATTCATTTTGATGTTCTTGAATATAATTCTCTTTTGAGTATTAAAATAGAACCTGTAATAGTTTTAGATAAGTTAGAATATGTTTTTTTAATTAAGGGTAATCAGAGGATAGAAAAGTGATATCTTTTATACTCTATTATATCTTTAGTATATTTTTGGGACAAGTTTTTCAATATTATTGTGATATCAATTTTTCTTTTTCACTAGATATATTTTTAATTATTTTAATTTTTAATTCTCTAAACTTTGTTTTTAATATAGGTTTAATTTCAAGTATTTTACATGGTTTTATTATGGAATATTTCAATGGTTTGCCACTTGGATTTTTTGTTTTTAGTTATGTTTTGATATTTTATCTTCTTGAAAAAGTTAAGTTGATTGTTCCAAAGAGCATGTTTAGTATAACAATATTTTTTATTTTTTCAAAATTTGTTATTTGGTTTGTAGCAATGACTTTTGCAGATTTTATTGATCTTAAAGGATTCAATTATTTGATATTTGATTTTAATATTGTTATAAATATAGTGTTTTTAAATTTTTTGTATCCAATTTTAAATTATTGTACGAGAGATCTTTATACTATTAAAGAGGAATATTGAAATGAAGGTTATTTTGAAGGGCCGATATATGTTTGGCCTGTTGCTTCTATTTTTTGTTTTTTTTTCTTATCTTTTCACTTTATTTAAAATGCAGATTGGAAAACACTTGTTTTATGATAGAGAAGCAACAGTCCTTTTATCTAGAGTTGAAAAAATCAAGGCTTCACGAGGTGAAATTTTAGATTCAAACTTTAATGTTCTTGCAAATAATCTTACAGCATTTGTTTTAAAGATTAGTTTGGAACAATATTATGGCATGTCTCTTAAGGATAGGGACGAAATGTTAGATTTTTTATCAAGTATTTTAGGTATTGAAAGAGAACTTATTCTCTCTAAAATTGAGGCTCCTAGAGGATATTTGAAGGATGTAGAAATAGTTGAACTTAGTCCAGAAATGTTGTTTAGAGTTGCTGAGAAGAGAAGTTATTATCCTGCATTTTTATGGACATATTCTTTTAAAAGGAATTATTTGGTAGATGATTCTTGTTCTCATCCTATTGGGTATGTTGGTAGGATTAATCAAAGAGAACTTCGTTCTTTTTATAATGTTAAAGGCTATGATAATAATTCTACAATAGGAAAATTAGGCATTGAACAAATTTATGATAGTTATATCAGAGGTAAGGAAGGTTTAATTAAATATAGGGTAGATTCTAAAGAGAGAAAAATGGATAGTGGTTCTATTATAGAGAATATGACCCCTGGGAATAATATTGTTTTAAATATTAATAAGGATATTCAACTGCTTGCTAAGAACACTTTAGGTAAAAGGTATGGAACTGTGGTAGTGTTAAAACCTTCAACAGGCGGTGTGTTAGCACTACATAATTATCCTTACTATTCAATGAATGATGTTTATAATAAGTATTCTAAGGAAGATTATTCTTTTCTAAATAGGGCAATACAATCAGTTTATCCCCCTGCATCTGTTTTTAAATTGGTTTTGACC
It contains:
- the mrdA gene encoding penicillin-binding protein 2; amino-acid sequence: MKVILKGRYMFGLLLLFFVFFSYLFTLFKMQIGKHLFYDREATVLLSRVEKIKASRGEILDSNFNVLANNLTAFVLKISLEQYYGMSLKDRDEMLDFLSSILGIERELILSKIEAPRGYLKDVEIVELSPEMLFRVAEKRSYYPAFLWTYSFKRNYLVDDSCSHPIGYVGRINQRELRSFYNVKGYDNNSTIGKLGIEQIYDSYIRGKEGLIKYRVDSKERKMDSGSIIENMTPGNNIVLNINKDIQLLAKNTLGKRYGTVVVLKPSTGGVLALHNYPYYSMNDVYNKYSKEDYSFLNRAIQSVYPPASVFKLVLTTALLEEKVLDRAKKIYCPGYFRVGNRVFHCWQRGGHGYVDLEHAVAHSCNVYFYILGLKYLGVEKIFKYAKEYGFGEKTGIDLPNEVSGLLPSPEWKEKIFNQPWVGGDTVNFSIGQGFLNATPMQIANMIAMIANEGVIYKPRIVNRILNGSTNEVILENVPEVLKKTDIISRNTFKFLKKYMRNVITYGTARNSVLTKAVVVVGKTGTGQTGVTGLENSSFVALAPYNASPSEQIVIFSLVEGRSNTDNMWSAKSIDLMMQGIFANQSYEDILKEYRPWYIR
- a CDS encoding rod shape-determining protein MreD; its protein translation is MISFILYYIFSIFLGQVFQYYCDINFSFSLDIFLIILIFNSLNFVFNIGLISSILHGFIMEYFNGLPLGFFVFSYVLIFYLLEKVKLIVPKSMFSITIFFIFSKFVIWFVAMTFADFIDLKGFNYLIFDFNIVINIVFLNFLYPILNYCTRDLYTIKEEY